One window of the Bos indicus x Bos taurus breed Angus x Brahman F1 hybrid chromosome 8, Bos_hybrid_MaternalHap_v2.0, whole genome shotgun sequence genome contains the following:
- the CDKN2B gene encoding cyclin-dependent kinase 4 inhibitor B has product MLSGGGGDADLANAAARGQVEAVRQLLEAGVDPNRLNRFGRRPIQVMMMGSARVAELLLLHGADPNCADPATLTRPVHDAAREGFLDTLVALHRAGGRLDVRDAWGRLPVDLAEERGHRDVARYLRAAAGD; this is encoded by the exons ATGCTCAGTGGTGGTGGCGGTGATGCGGACCTGGCCAACGCCGCGGCGCGGGGCCAAGTGGAGGCCGTGCGGCAGCTCCTCGAAGCCGGTGTGGATCCCAACAGACTCAACCGCTTTGGGAGACGCCCGATCCAG GTGATGATGATGGGCAGCGCCCGCGTGGccgagctgctgctgctccacGGCGCAGACCCCAACTGCGCGGACCCCGCCACCCTCACCCGACCAGTGCACGACGCTGCCCGGGAGGGCTTCCTGGACACGCTGGTGGCCCTGCACCGAGCCGGGGGACGGCTGGATGTGCGCGATGCCTGGGGCCGCCTGCCCGTGGACCTGGCTGAGGAGCGGGGCCACCGCGACGTCGCCCGGTACCTGCGCGCGGCCGCGGGAGACTGA